ACACTTGGGTAATTTGCAACGCGTTCCAATAGCATCAGCGATTCAGCCAAAGGATCCTTCTGGAAGCATTTCCGGTTCAGTCCGCCGAAAGCGAGCAGCAGGTCCGGTCCAAACTACCCCTCCCCGGCCCACCGCGCGCCACGTGTTGTCGTGCTCGGCCGACGATTGCGAAAACTTGGCCGTGTCAACTTGCCAATCCTGACCGCAGATCAAGCGTGACGTGTGTCGATCGACGGTCATAATCGGTTGCTCTTCCTGCGAGCCTGTATTGCTAAGCCTCACGGAGAGGATGGTTCTAGAAAGAGCGAGCGCCTCACCCTAGTGCGCGCTTATATGCGATCATCCCTCTCGCCTTTGCTTCTGCGCGAGGGAAATTTCATCGGCTCCGGTGACGACCAGGAAGAATATCTCGATCCAGCGAGGTTCAGCAGCCGCTTCGCGCCGTTCTGCGGTTTCCTGTTGGTACGATCCGAATTCTGCGTTTCTCCGTGCCAAATCCTTAATTCTTTACCTCTTCTCTGTTGTTTGTTCTGTTGTTTGACCAATCTCTGTAGGTCGAAACCTTAGATCACATAGGGCGTCCTGTTTGATCGGACTTGTTGTTAGATTATTATATTAGCGTCGTAGTGTAACTGTAAGATCTATTTTTCTTAACCAcaaatgtgttttttttttcgcaTTTTTGAGATCCGCCTAACTGAAACTCGCTTCTTTGATCGCAGATCTCTGGGTATAGTAGATATCGAAAATGAGCGTTGTGGGATTTGATGTTGGGAACGAGAGCGGCATTGTTGCGGTGGCAAGGCAACGCGGGATCGATGTGGTTCTGAATGATGAATCAAAGCGTGAGACCCCTGCCATTGTCTGCTTCGGCGAGAAACAGCGTTTTATCGGGACTGCAGGTGCAGCATCGTCTACTATGAACCCTAAGAATTCCATCTCACAGATCAAGCGTCTTTTGGGTCGGAAGTTTTCGGACCCTGAGGTACAGAGAGATATCCAGTCCTTCCCGTTTAAGGTCACTGAAGGACTTGATGGGTTTCCGTTGATTCATGCAAACTATTTAGGTGAAGTGAGGGCGTTTACTCCGACCCAAGTTCTTGCAATGATTCTTTCTAACCTGAAGAGCATTGCAGAGAACAATCTAAATGCAGCAGTTGTTGATTGTTGCATTGGTATTCCAGTCTACTTCAATGATTTACAGAGGAGAGCGATGTTAGATGCTTCTACAATAGCTGGCTTGCGCCCTCTCCGCCTGTTCCATGAGACAACTGCAACTGCATTGGCTTATGGTATTTATAAGACAGATTTGCCAGAGAATGATCAAATCAATGTGGCTTTTGTTGATGTGGGGCATGCAAGCATGCAGGTGTGCGTGGCTGGGTACAAGAAGGGGCAACTGAAGATATTGGCTCATTCTTATGATCAGTCTCTTGGTGGGAGAGATTTCGATGAAGTTCTTTTTAAGCACTTTGCTGCTAAGTTCAAGGATGAGTACAAAATTGATGTGTATCAGAATGCCAGGGCCTGTATCAGACTCCGAGCAGCATGTGAGAAGCTAAAGAAGGTTCTCAGCGCAAACCCTGAGGCTCCACTAAACATTGAGTGTCTGATGGATGAAAAGGACGTGAGGGGTTTTATCAAAAGAGAAGAGTTTGAGCAGATAAGCATTCCCATCTTGGAGCGTGTCAAAGGACCATTGGAGAAAGCCCTTGCCGAAGCTGGGTTGAGTCAGGAGAATATTCACTCTGTTGAAGTTGTTGGATCAGGCTCTCGTGTTCCAGCTATTATCAAGATTTTGACAGATTTCTTTGGTAAAGAGCCTAGGCGAACTATGAATGCAAGTGAATGTGTTGCTCGCGGTTGTGCCCTTGAATGTGCCATTCTAAGCCCCACATTCAAAGTGCGGGAATTTCAGGTACTAAATCTATTTGCatctttattttgatttataaaaCTACGTGCTACTATTGTACTGGCATAAAGTTTGATTAAATTAGGCCATCTAACTTGCCAGGATGGATTTAGGATGCaaatgtatattttatttaggTTAACCCATAttctaatcattttttttttccgccCAATGTTATTGCTATTATTGATTTGTGCATACAAACTTTGTAAAATTGATTTATACAGGTTCATGATAGCTTCCCTTTCTCAATAGCCTTAACATGGAAAGGATCCGCTACTGACACACAGAATGGTGGAATAGAAAACCAGCAGTCTACAGTTGTTTTTCCAAAAGGGAACCCAATCCCCAGTGTCAAAGCTCTTACATTCTTTCGGTGTGGTACATTTTCTGTTGATGTTGTATATGCAGATGCAGGTGATGCACAAGTTCCTGCAAAGATTAGCACTTACACGGTAATCATTTTCTTGACATGATATTACAAACATGCAGTGACTTTTTTTGTGAAATAAAGTTATTATTTTAAGAGTTTAAGTTCCAAAATTTCTTcggagataattttatttgtttcaATCTTGTAAACATGAGGCAGGGCTAGCTTGATATTGCCAAAAGTGTTTAAATCTTTGCCGCTTTTAACAATTCTAAACCTTCTTTGCAGATTGGACAGTTCCAGTCGAGCACTGGAGAGCGGGCTAAGGTGAAAGTGAAAGTACGCTTAAATCTGCATGGAATTGTTTCAGTTGACTCAGCCACCGTAAGtacattaatttcaattttattgtaaCAACCTCATTGTTACCATAATTAAACTTGGTTCTACAGTTGGAGGAAGTTGAAATCCCAGTCTTGGCTGAAGAACCGTCTAAGGAATCTGCAAAAATGGATACAGATGGAGTAACTGATTCCTCAAAAACTGAAACTGATGTAAACATGGAAGATGCAAAGACTTCCGGTGGGATTGACAATGGAGAGCCAGAGTCCAAGGAGAAGCCCATAGAGATGGAAACTGACAAAAAGGTttgtaaattcttaatttctcaGCTGCATGCATGTTGTCTCTCTTTTAACATGTTGTTTTCTTATTATAGCAATTTGTTTGGCACTTCAGCAGTTTAGGTTATAAACCTTTAGTAGCCTGGCCCATGATGTTTGGTAGTGGAGACACTTAATATACCCTTCGTAGATTAACCAAGGAAAATTTAGGAGACTTGTTTAAGCTGGCTCTCCTGTGGTTTTTTCTGGTTGCCGCTATTAACATTTATTCAATATGTTATATCCTAACCCTTGCAAAACAAAAGATGGGTTTACTAAAAAACATGATCATCATATTATATAGGCATTCTGTTTATATGCATGTTGTTGTGGAAACACACATCAATCTAGCATTAGTCACAGACTGTATGATCTTCCATGTTTCTATCCGTTATTTACATGTGCACACACATCAATCTATACTATTCTCACTAATCTTTAAGCGCATTATCTTTTGGTATTAAACCATTAAATATTCACTTTATCATTCAGTCTGGATTTCCAATAGTGTACTCCTGAAGCTATGAAGCTTGGTGCAACTAGTAGGTTCTTTGCTTAGTTGCATTATTGAAGGTTAATGTATGTGAATTCAATCGGCATATGCAGATGTATGCTATTTGGTAAAACATTGCAAATGCATATTCATATGCAGATATGTAGTTCTGAGAAAGATCGCATGCACAAGAAGTTGGATGGAATTCCTTGGGCATATTTGCTGTCAAGTTtatgagaattttaaaaaataaattgaaatgaatATTATTTCTTGCCAATTCCTTTGAGGTGTGGCACAAGCCTAAATCATTCCTAATTGTTGTTCTACTTCTCTATTAAGGTGTTATCTCTATTGGAGAGTTTAACACTTTCGAGTGTGGGTCATGGATTGGGTGTCAGTCACAAAGTTAGGCTAAGTCAGGTTATTTGAGGATGAAAATGGACAACCTACAAGGGTACAGTCATGAAAGGGCCTGATGAGGTTATAATTTGATAATTAAGTTAAAGTGAGTGCACCAGATTTGTGAGTCAAAGCTCTTAACGTGGCAATTTGGTGTTTTGCTGAGTGTTGCAATTTATAGGGCTGCAATGCATCGCTTGAGTGTTTTGCTGATTTGATGTTTGTGGTCATATTTGTAATCCctttgtagcaaaaggtgattacgtTCACCCCAGATGCCCATCAAAGTCCGTCCTGAGGTTATGTCAAGGGAGGTAAATTATGGAGTCGATTTATTGCCGATCGCCAAGTGGCTAGAGAGTGGGAGAGTTTTTTTTCCCGCATGTGTCCATTAGGAATTAACCCTTTGCCCTATTGTAGCAAAGCTGCCACCTACATTTGTAACCCCCATTATATGGTCCAAGAGAGCATTTAATGTTGTTCCCTCGGATGgttctagtggctagcgcatgaggtgttgccaccatgaggtctggggttcgaatctcggcaaagccgagataaatacctcctttatgtgttaatcactattccaaaggctagtagttgtTTGTGATTTTTCTCCTCCTTGTTggcctgggacgggttggcgagaGCGTTGGGGGTGAGCGTATTTGCCTTTTGCCACCAAGAGGGCATTTAATGTTTGTTTGGCCATTGCATCTAATGCCAGATAGGCTGACGCCTTGGCCTGGACAAGAATAATCCTGTTGCTACATGGTGGCTTTGGATTGGCTGGACATGATTCATGGTGATTTTGTTGATAACGTACCTATTGTTGTGACCTTGTACCAAATCTAGTAAGAAATCtcataatgaagttgagtggccTGTTGGTAGGAATCTGAGTTGGATGAGTAGGTTGCCTGATTGGTCTGAATTGGAATTTACTAGCTGGTTCGAGTTCAGAACGGTCTGAGATTGAGTTGGAGTTATGACCCCATCAAGTCCAAAATGGGAATAGGATGAAACTGTGTGTCTCCATCAAGTCCAAAATGGTAATAATATGAAACTATATTCTCAGTTTTTCATAATAATGTTGGCGAAAATTGATATGTTCAGAAAATCAGTACAGGCAGTGCTATATTTAGTTTTTTCTTATAAAAAGACTATTTTGTCGATATTCATTTTCTTTGGGCATGCTGTACCTTTGTTGTTGACTGGTTAGATCAATCACAAGGTAAATGATATTCAGGTTTAGTATTGAAATCCTATGCTTTATTCCTTTTTATGTCTATTAACCATGTCTTCTTCTATTTCGGTGCCTATTTCTGCTTAGA
This genomic stretch from Zingiber officinale cultivar Zhangliang chromosome 7A, Zo_v1.1, whole genome shotgun sequence harbors:
- the LOC122002967 gene encoding heat shock 70 kDa protein 15-like; the encoded protein is MSVVGFDVGNESGIVAVARQRGIDVVLNDESKRETPAIVCFGEKQRFIGTAGAASSTMNPKNSISQIKRLLGRKFSDPEVQRDIQSFPFKVTEGLDGFPLIHANYLGEVRAFTPTQVLAMILSNLKSIAENNLNAAVVDCCIGIPVYFNDLQRRAMLDASTIAGLRPLRLFHETTATALAYGIYKTDLPENDQINVAFVDVGHASMQVCVAGYKKGQLKILAHSYDQSLGGRDFDEVLFKHFAAKFKDEYKIDVYQNARACIRLRAACEKLKKVLSANPEAPLNIECLMDEKDVRGFIKREEFEQISIPILERVKGPLEKALAEAGLSQENIHSVEVVGSGSRVPAIIKILTDFFGKEPRRTMNASECVARGCALECAILSPTFKVREFQVHDSFPFSIALTWKGSATDTQNGGIENQQSTVVFPKGNPIPSVKALTFFRCGTFSVDVVYADAGDAQVPAKISTYTIGQFQSSTGERAKVKVKVRLNLHGIVSVDSATLEEVEIPVLAEEPSKESAKMDTDGVTDSSKTETDVNMEDAKTSGGIDNGEPESKEKPIEMETDKKVEATKKKVKKTNIPVAETVYGGLSADELQKAAEKEFEMALQDRVMEETKDKKNAVEAYVYDMRNKLYDKYEAFVTSPEKDELVAKLQEVEDWLYEDGEDETKGVYVAKLEELQKQGNPIEERYREWTDRGPAVDQLAYCINSFRAAALSNDPKFDHIDLAEKQKVVSECGEAEAWLREKQQQQNALPKHANPILLSADIKRKAESLDRFCKPIMTKPRPAPPKPQTPPTPTQGEQSQTSEPHNEGEDEDASAEPMSDDGSQEPLAAAAEPMDTDKAENAPPA